Part of the Mercenaria mercenaria strain notata chromosome 8, MADL_Memer_1, whole genome shotgun sequence genome is shown below.
TGAGTTGTTACCTATATTTTAGCCACGTTAAAGAAAAAATCATTAAACACATTACATACTTCCTGTTGATctgttattaatttattattttccaGTAAAATGGTATCTTTATACTTGATGTTGCCCTTATTGGTAAGAAAAGGTTTTACAGTAAGCAAGAAATCAGCTGATTTACATCCCCCCACACATCTGTCAATAAAGTATTTATTCAAAGATTTTCTTCTCAAGCTTGTGACTAAGTTTCTTTGTTTCCTgaattttttccagttttttgatgttttattttttttttgtatttattaaagagcattctttttttatatatggcATGTTTTAGGGCTTTATTCATAAAAGGGGCTGGTCTCTGGAGAACCCTCCTCTTCTTTAAGGGAGCATGTTTGTTTGCAGTCTCaataaataatttactaaaatcaTTATACCTTTTATTAACGTCTGTCTCGCAATTGTCTAAAGTTAAAAGAATGTTTGATAAATCCTAGTTAAAATTTTCagtattaaaatgtttaaaactccTATAGATTCTGAATCTGTTTTTCAGTTTATCTATTTCCTGCTTAAATTATATTCCTATGAGATTGTGACAGTCACTTAACCCACAGTCAAAATTTACATGATTGCTAGTGGTTAACACAACATCTAATAATGTAGGGCTACTATTAATAGGAAAACATATAGGatcttttatgatattttctaaaccAAATATATCACAAGTATTTTTAAGTGGCAGACACTTTTCCTCAATGAGCATATTGAAATTTAAATCTCCAATTAGCAACaaattgtcatatttatttaaagatttgTCTAAAATAATATcaccattttcttcaaaaattttatGTTCAGAGATGGAGGTTTATATGTTTCAAAAATGATCCACTTTGTTTGATTCAATTTTACCTCGATACAGATGGATTCAATGCCTTTAAACTCCAATTCTGGGCGTCTTTCACCAGCGATGTCTGAGCGTAGATATGCAATGATGCCTCCACCATATGAATTCCTATCAGCCCGCCACATGTGGTAATTGTCAACTGCAAATTGAGAATTTGGAAAAGAATCATCAAGTTTTGTCTCTAAAATGAATAATAAGTCAAcagtattttctatcaaaatttcctGAATACTATAAAACTTATTTCGTAAACTATTAATATTTAAGCAGGCACATATAAATCTTCTTGGGTGTTGTTGTCTCGTTTTTGTCATTGGTTCGAAGTTGTTAAGAATTTTTTCCGAGTCTGCTGAAGTGTAGGAATCATCTATGGATATATATGAATTACTGAAAAAGCTgtctgtaaaatgaaaatttgagcATTCACGGCATAACCATGGGTCCTCGCTGTTTGCAAGTGAATTGTATTCAACGGGTGTCACATGAACACATTTAATATGCCACCAGAAGTAGCAACCCTCACAATATATTGCTCGGTGGTTTTTGGCCACTGGCCTGTAACATCCTCCACAAGGATAACGGATATGTCCTGGGCTTGACGCAATGTCGCCTGACAAAATAATCAAGTACAATTTAATATAGTTTTTGATTTCTACTGGCTGAGATTTGACACGCCTGGTGTGAGTGAGGTGGTAGTACATCACATATGATATATCTACAGTACACTGGTTACAAAAGCATATGCATATAGATAGAGATCCTGCATCTGGTGTCCAAAAAGTATCTTTTAGATAGTCATTCATCAGAATTTGCAAtgaattttcaacaatttttatgttatATGTGTTTTATGTATATCAGGCCAATACTCTGTCTGGCAATCAGTCGCTAGAGCTACCTCATTTTGCAGCACGACGATAAAAGTACAATAACAGTTTGAAACATTGCCATTTCCGGGTTTTCTGATaagtgtcaaggtcactgttttgGTAGAGATTTTCAAGAGCGTCTTGCGATCCAGATGTAACAATGCGCTCACTGATCCTGACCTCAGGTGAAAATTCCTAAAAACTATGATTTCTGCCGATCTTTAATGCTATACCAACTGTAAAATGTCCAAGATGTCTTAAAAACAATAATTcgtaaaagaagttttaaaagttttctgttttctgtaaaataaatatattttgacatggaaaaaaaaattgacttgtGCGGTTCACGCATGCGCATCTTGCTTCAaaaaatttatgcaaaatatagataaagGGCGAGAGGAAGGAATAGGGTGTAGAGGGGGAAACTgcaacaaggatgaatattcaaaagggaacgCACAGGCATACGCACGAACGCACAAGCACACAACAAatttacatagataaacagacaagtatgatataacaacactgtagaaCAAGGTCTAAGACACACTGACGCAAAAACACACATACGCAAACACAATAGAAGCAGAAAAGAAATACAATCGGGCACCGCGTAAGGATTTCGACAGCCAACATTTAAAGGGGAGTGGATGCCAAAGCAAGGGTGAGCAAATGCAGTAGGAGGGGGCGATTGGGAGAAAGAGGAAGGAAACGCTAATAACAACAAagaagacaacatacgcaacaaaAAATATACAAGACGGACATGTTGTAAACAGGGACAGCGCATTGGAACAGTCAATAACCTGTTTAAAAGAAACCGGGGGTTAAAACAGGTTTAGGGCATGCCATCCTCTCACTTACTCTATTTCAGAAAGTTAGACAACACAGGCTCTTACATTAGTAATGCCAGATcatgttatgtaaaacataaaatcatgGTATATCGAAAGTATGATTACACCAATGTACtaaacaacttgtctgaagtcagaccACCAAGAGCCTATCTTTTAAGGGCTCGACTAAgaaaagctgcaagacaaaattccactccctaaGTCCTTTtgatgtaggatttaggagaaaaacatCAATGAGTCTTACAATTTATAAGACACAGTatcatcaaataggaaagcgtagcgattaactgtagaggggtgcTTCACCATCTTCTTGTATCatcttttgataaacattttaacacattttacaaatatctgattaaaataaggactatgtttgattttccgaattttataaactgcatctccatagtattccgggagGGAAAGACCAAGTTTTAAGAGTGTTTTAAAGTTAGTGTCATAATTCTTTAACAGTtaggacgatctgtagtaaaatgtGCTGAAAGCTTACCGTAGCTTATCATAACAGTAACACTGCTGCAATCATGTTTTGGTGATATGAAggtttctatcattaaaatcctttaaatttGAGctagctcttgcaaaacgaataagttgtgaaatgtAGACACCTCATGacgttgctcgagggacatctccatcaaggtgggggaagttgacaatttcaaaaaataaaatcgtctgttttatcatatattttcgtttctagattattatttacaattgttaaacttaagtccaaaaatgacgcttctaaatttgaagtattagccttgttaagctgtaccTCTTTAGGGTAAATGTGTTTCAGCATTTCTGAAAAATTAGGTTGTCCATATTTGAAATATCATCAATATATctcgaggttccattaaaagcttcagtaatttcaaattgtgtcttagcatgaaatctcgttgataacagtataagaataaatcagcaatgagtggggcgcagtttgttcccatcgggataccgaCTACTTGTCTGTATGTTCTATTGCCAAATTCAATAAATATCTTATCTAATAGAATCATTAGAGCTTCACACACCTAATCACAATTCCATAGGatgtatttcttaaatttactGTAAGAACATAATACTCTTTTTTCAATGCGTGCCAGATAATTAGTGTTTTCACTTGGAAATGTTTTCTAAATTAAAGCTACCAGTTTTTCTTTAATACGATTATGTGGTAAAtaagtataaagagtagaaaagtcaTAAGTTCTTATAGTTGAACATTTGTTTATAAGCTATTTTATAGCATCTTTAGAGTTCTTGATGGACAAAAACAGATTAATCCCCGAGTTTTCATATACCTTGGAGAAATACTTCTGTACGTTGATTTGTGttgcagtaagacaagaagtcaatagtagagaaatatttttgtaatgcataaggttgaatttgcaattaATCGAGCGTTATATAGAGTTTTGTGAATTTTAGTGATCCAATAAAGGGTAGGGAGCTTCATTTAATTGTCctcaagtgcgacattaaaatttatacattgatcTTTCTTCAAAATTATTCTCATGTTGTAGCAATACCTGATAAGTTTTcgtatgtttcagttcatttcGTAATACATCTGTGTAGTCAAATGCgtcatataaaaatattattattggaAGCTTTGCCCGAAGGAGTTAAAACCAATTTCGTCTGTAATTtagataaagctttctttaaattTCGATGTGAAAACTTGGGTTTAGGAGGTAAGAATGAAGAGTTTGATTCATAAAAGTGTATTcgagtttttatgattttaaaaatattattttttttccattcagtAAGAGCGTTCGGATTTGCATTTTCGGTCCAACACCATTTTTAGCATAGTCATCAATAGACCgagttatttcagagagacattttaaaagtttatatacgaaataattttatttttatcggGCATTTAGAGAACAgatttctgattcttttatcatCACAAATCTTAAAATTAACCGTTTTGATATGGCCGACTGGTTTATAACAGTATCTAGATTCTTTATAGTTACCGCTGTCTGTGACATTAAGCTCTATGTTTAAATCTGAGACAATTTTATCgtaattaaatataatatttctaactggtttattatatttgtaacagataataGGTTTTTCTGAATTCTTGAAAAAGGAATAGAGTTAACTACAGACTGGTCCCTGAAAATACTAGGTAAATCAATAAACTCGATTCCTTTTACGAAAGATAATTTTAGACAATTGTGTTTATGATCGGATTCAGAATCAATATGAGGTCTAAGAAAATGTTGcgtataagtttgaatcaaagacGAAGCTTCGCAAAATGGATATCTCCGTATATAGATATTATCAGCTTCTTAATCAATTTGCCTCAACGAAGAAACAGGTAATGAGGTTAAATATGATAACATAGCATGCCTACCACAGGGTTTATATTGCAATCTGCGACTGTCACTCTTTTGCGAAATTTATGTTTGATATTCCCATTTTATCGAACACCATTAGATAGAGTTTTACATCATCTTTGGGAATTGAAAGAGAAAATTTAAATTCCGGAATCTTTTGAGATGTTTCCCTGTCAGAAAAATTTGTATATccgatatattgataacgtaacatataagcacagatagtgctggACTCTTTTTTTCATGGtgccattgctataattattgttgaattgctatTTATAATAGGGTTTGGGTCATTTCTTGCTaattgggttcattatgttgatagctggatcctaGCATCACACACTATgtcatatacaacagttaaatggAACCAGACATATTTTAGAGCAAGTattcgttgtaaaatactatgtataaatttggaccaatcaggaACATGGTttataaatagcacgtctgctagggtataaatagatagatgaATGACAGAGAGTTCATTCGGTATCCAGTGATCGAAGAACACACATCGAgcattcaactaataatttattccAGTAcattgataaggaagttattgcaactacactgtcagggcggataaatggataaatttttaaaaaaaagaaaaaaatgtttgaagttcatagactaaggAAGAATTGCAGAATTtgaacaaggtttcgagctatagggccagcgcataggagttttaccgttatggtagttgaatgttatagacgatagcaaatataggctgagcatcggaaagttGAGACAGAGACctagagtttggtaatctactgagatagtaggagagttccagcttataaaCGGTtaagcattattggcgaagtatagccaaggcatcggggatatacctatatgataCTTGAGTGCTGCATATGATAGCATATATGCGCTGAGGATTCCAGGCGTCAGGTCATTCGTATAGAGTTGTTACTTCAATTAAGAGGAGAGAGACCGAGCATCTATTCGATAGGActtgtatgttgttgattcaaagacattgtctgacgggaacttcaacaaaaagaccagtcaagtatagagtctccagcccaTAGGAGTTTGAGCAAATTATTGTTAATTgaagattgatagtttgaaacatttagtgattagcTTGATCTCTGAAATTATcgagctcataattgaaatcatttaagaatcattggtacacgaatcatttaggcaaggtagctaGAGGAAAATgtatgtatgagatatttggtctcaccagctatacgttttaacaaaggacattctacatcgtttgtcagctagtcaaAGACATATttaccttagcgattggacccaattcattgttcaagatactaaaggcgtaggcacttccctgggtcatataactcgtattcTGACATTCCCTTTTGATAAATGCTATCATTTAAACCTAATGCAAAGGGTGtgtgtaaaaaataaaaacccttAAAGTTCAGAGACATGTCTAAGTTTAGCCTTGAAACCAGAAGTCATGTTAACTTCATATTCTAATTGTTCAACAGCTTGAACAGAAACGTCTTTAACCATCTTTTACGAAAATGATTGAAATGTTTGACTCTCTGCAGAAATCCAGGATAAATCTACTTTAAACGGCAAATATCTGCAGGCACCAAAGTTTTACACACAATTTCTTGATGTCATTTATTACAGTAATTTATCGGAAATTACTTACTACAAATAATAACGTTAAGACAGAGCCGCTACCTTTGTTTTTcgtaaaaatatctgaaaaacacaAGCAACTCGTTGACGTCCGCCATGGTTTTGCGATTGCTTAGCATATTCTCCTTAGCAACAAAGAAagaacaaagaaattttttaaagaaatgtttttctttttctaagctgtttcttttttttaatacaaaggACCTTTATGATGAGGGGTGTTTTGGGCCCCcattcaaattttgttaaaatatgtatCAATAACTTGGCGAAAGTATGTATTTTCTAATTTCAGTTGCCAATTTTTTCAAATCCTccattaaattcataaaataataatttatctatACGTGCCTGTGTGTTTGTTAATATTTCCTTAATTAGGGGGTATacgtaaagaaaaataaaaaaatggagaTTGTGTTTACCTAAATTCAAACTTTTCacaataaataattataacagCAGTGTACAATCTTTATAAAATTAGAAACCTGTCGTATAATATtagtaaaatttagataaaacattaTAGCAAAAGAaagcataattttttttattatggcaGGTAAAACACACAACTTTACTGAAGACATAACAAGgaaatattaattataatatCTAATAATACTACAACAATGGAAGTAATagcaaacaaggcagtctgaaagacagctaaatcccccgccactgttatcgataatgaaagggtaaacatttgaccttgagctgtgaccttgttCTTGAACTGACATTGCTGACTCATAAATTCCACACATCTTCTtaatgaggtgattatttgaccagtttcatgaaaatcccttAAGGGATAAGGAGACACGGAGCTCAAACCTTTTACATTTAGTTGGGCCcatgaccttgagctgacatttCTGAATCACAACTtcttgttgaggtgatcatttgacccaagtttaatgaaaatcattcaaggggtttaggacagAGTGAACACGAAATAGAAGACTAAAACCTTTGATCCTTAGTAGTGACATTGACTTTCAGCCTGCAAGGCTGACTCAttaattctgcacattgtcttgatgagatgatcgtttgacccaggtttcatataaatccttcaagggataaGGAGATAAACAGCGTTCataaaatggaagactcaaacctttgaccagaGTTGCGACATTGACATTGAGCCAACGTGTGTGGCGCATAAGAtcagcacatcgtcttgatgggtgatcattttacccaagtttcatgaaatccttcaaggtgtttaggagatacagagtggacacaaaatgaaaagctcacacctttgaccctgagttgtgaccttgacgtgggccagcatggctgacttataagttctgcacatcaacatgatgaggtgatcatttgaccaagcttcatgattcaaggggtttaggagaaatgGAGCTCACACGTAAGTGTTATGGACGGACGGTATGAGCTGACTCGTACCTTTTTCATATTATCTAATGAggcaatcatttgacccaagtttcatgaaaaaccttcaagggttttggagatacagcgcggacacaaaatggaaggctcaaacttttgaccttgagttgtgacattgccttgagccagcatggctaaCTTATAAGTTccgcacatcatcttgataaggtgatcatttgaccaagtttcagaaTCTTCAAGGGTTTAGGAAAATTCAAGGTAATATCGACTATACGAGACGGCCATTCCTTTTACTCAACTGTCAGGATTAATAATGAAATCCTTGTAAAAAATAGACAACCTTAAGTTCAGagaaaaagcttaaaaaaaaaaaatttttttttctaattgttcaCAGCTTGAACAGAAACGTTTTAACCTCTTTTACGAAAATGATTGAAATGTTGACTCTCTGCAGAAATCCAGGATAAATCTACTTTAAACGGCAATATCTGCAGGCACCAAAGTTTTACACACAATTTCTTGAGTCATTATTACATTAATTTATGGGAAAATTTACTTCTACAAATAATAACGTTAAGACAGAGCCGCTACTTGTTTTTcgtaaaaatatctgaaaaaacaaAGCAACTCGTTGACGTCCGCCATGGTTTTGCGATTGCTTAGCATATTTCCTTAGCAACAAAGAAagaacaaagaaattttttaaagaaatgtttttctttttctaagctgtttcttttttttaatacaaaggACCTTTATGATGAGGGGTGTTTTGGGCCCCATTCAATTTTGTTAAATATGTATCAATAACTTGGCgaaagtatgtattttttaatttcagtcccaattttttcaaatcccattaaattcataaattaatTTATCTATACGTGCCTGTGTGTTTTAATATTCTAATTAGGGGGTATAcgtaaagaaaaaataaaaaaatggagattgtgtttactttaaattcaaacttttcacaataataattataacagcaGTGTACAATCTTTAAAAATTAGAAACCTGTCGTATAATATtagtaaaatttagataaaacattaTAGCAAAAGAaagcataattttttttattatggcaGGTAAAACACACAACTTTACTGAAGACATAACAAGgaaatattaattataatatCTAATAATACTACAACAATGGAAGTAATagcaaacaaggcagtctgaaagacagctaaatcccccgccactgttatcgataatgaaagggtaaacatttgaccttgagctgtgccCTTGTTCTTGAACTGACATTGCTGACTCATAAATTCCACACATCTTCTtaatgaggtgattatttgaccagtttcatgaaaCCCCTTAAGGGATAAGGAGACACGGAGCTCAAACCTTTTACATTTAGTTGGGCCcatgaccttgagctgacatttCTGAATCACAACTtcttgttgaggtgatca
Proteins encoded:
- the LOC128559078 gene encoding uncharacterized protein LOC128559078, with the translated sequence MNDYLKDTFWTPDAGSLSICICFCNQCTVDISYVMYYHLTHTRRVKSQPVEIKNYIKLYLIILSGDIASSPGHIRYPCGGCYRPVAKNHRAIYCEGCYFWWHIKCVHVTPVEYNSLANSEDPWLCRECSNFHFTDSFFSNSYISIDDSYTSADSEKILNNFEPMTKTRQQHPRRFICACLNINSLRNKFYSIQEILIENTVDLLFILETKLDDSFPNSQFAVDNYHMWRADRNSYGGGIIAYLRSDIAGERRPELEFKGIESICIEVQQHCRGSAS